The genomic stretch GGCAGAGAGTTCAGCTTTAGGAGATTTAAGCCGCTTCTTGCGCTGGTTCTGCGTTTATGTGGGGCATCGCCTGAACTTAGAATCGAGACTAGAGGATTACTGGGACGAAGAAGTTGGCAGTAAGGTGAGTTGCACAACTTATTTTCAGCATTACTTATTGCAAAATATAGACAGCCCAGTGGTTCTGGCTTTAGATGAAGTTAACCGAATCTTTGAGTGTCCTGAACTCGCGCAAGAGTTTTTGCCTTTGCTGAGAGCTTGGCACGAAGAAGCGGCTGAACAGGAAATTTGGCAGAAGCTCCGAATTGTTATTGTTCACTCAACTGAAGTATATGTGCCGCTGAAGCTGAGTCAGTCACCTTTTAATGTGGGTTTACCCATTCAGCTTCAGGAGTTTACCCTCACCCAAGTTCATGACTTAGCAAAACGCTATGGGTTGGATGATGATGGCATCGAACCCCAAGACCTAGAGCCATTGCTAGAACTCGTGGGAGGACATCCTCATCTGGTGCAGCTTGCCTTGTATTGGCTGCGGCAACGAGATGTATCGCCAGCGCAGTTGTTGCAAGATGCTGCCACTCAGTCGGGCATCTACCGCGATCATTTTCTCCGTCATTTGACGACTTTAAATCAAAATCCAGAGCTTTGGGTAGCCTATCGGCAAGTTGTGTCTTCGCCGGAGGCGGTACAGCTAGAGGCGATCGCAGCCTACCGTCTAGAAAGCATGGGGCTGGTCAAAGTTTACGGCAACCAGGTCACACCTAGCTGCGAACTCTACCGTCGTTTCTTTAATAATCAGCTTCAATAAAAACCGCTTCAATAAAATATCAACTAACTCCCGTTGCCCGATCCATGCCTACTTACGAATATCAGGTTGGCGGCAGTCTTAAGCTTGATGCGCCGAGTTACGTCGTCCGTCAAGCAGACCTTGACCTTTACAAGGCACTCATTGCTGGAGAACTTTGTTGCGTTTTTAATTCTCGCCAAATGGGAAAATCTAGTCTGCGTGTGCAAATGCGTTCTCAGCTTCAGCAAGCTGGGATGCGTTGCGCCACCTTGGATATGACCCGCATTGGCAGCGAACAAGTAACTCCGCAGCAGTGGTACAAGGGCATTGCAATGGATTTGCTGCGGAGTTTTGACCTGCTAGGCGGTTTTGACTTTAAGGAATGGTGGCGGGAGCGCGAAGATTTGCCCATTCTTCATCGCCTGAGTCTGCTGCTAGAAGAAGTGCTGATGGTTAAATTTCCCTATGAAAGGCTGTTCATTTTTGTGGATGAAATTGACAGCGCCTTAAGCCTGAGCTTCCCGACCGATGATTTTTTTGCACTCA from Timaviella obliquedivisa GSE-PSE-MK23-08B encodes the following:
- a CDS encoding AAA-like domain-containing protein — its product is MTTLHLYEDQPTSLVPSPQNASVVMPKEALELVNKILEPKRLSYIQELVFLQSWTGKIYRQIAAESGYDLDYIKEVGSQLWGALSDALGEKVSKKNARLVLANYSVATGQAIASSLQAPRTPDTLEFPSDAVPLQSSLYIERPPGEERAFAEVCRPGSLIRIKAPRQMGKTSLVLRILAYARERGLRPVMVNFQQAESSALGDLSRFLRWFCVYVGHRLNLESRLEDYWDEEVGSKVSCTTYFQHYLLQNIDSPVVLALDEVNRIFECPELAQEFLPLLRAWHEEAAEQEIWQKLRIVIVHSTEVYVPLKLSQSPFNVGLPIQLQEFTLTQVHDLAKRYGLDDDGIEPQDLEPLLELVGGHPHLVQLALYWLRQRDVSPAQLLQDAATQSGIYRDHFLRHLTTLNQNPELWVAYRQVVSSPEAVQLEAIAAYRLESMGLVKVYGNQVTPSCELYRRFFNNQLQ